From the Equus quagga isolate Etosha38 chromosome 16, UCLA_HA_Equagga_1.0, whole genome shotgun sequence genome, one window contains:
- the UBXN2B gene encoding UBX domain-containing protein 2B gives MAEGGGAQPCEQDRRTPAPRPPSARDLQLALAELYEDEVKCKSSKSDRPKAAIFKSPRTPPQRFYSGEHGYSGLHIVRPSTGKIVNELFKEAKEHGAVPLNEATRASGDDKSKSFTGGGYRLGNSFCKRSEYIYGENQLQDVQILLKLWSNGFSLDDGELRPYSDPTNAQFLESVKRGEIPLELQRLVHGGQVNLDMEDHQDQEYVKPRLRFKAFSGEGQKLGSLTPEIVSTPSSPEEEDKSMFNAVVLIDDSVPTTKIQVRLADGSRLIQRFNSTHRILDVRDFIVQSRPEFASLDFILVTSFPNKELTDESLTLQEADILNTVILQQLK, from the exons TTGGCCTTGGCAGAGTTATATGAAGATGAAGTGAAATGCAAGTCTTCCAAATCTGATAGACCTAAAGCTGCCATCTTTAAAAGCCCGCGAACACCACCTCAAAg GTTCTATTCAGGTGAACACGGATACAGTGGATTACACATAGTTCGACCTTCAACTGGGAAAATCGTGAATGAACTTTTCAAAGAGGCGAAGGAGCATGGCGCTGTCCCTCTGAATGAAGCCACAAGAGCTTCAGGTGATGACAAATCTAAG TCCTTTACAGGTGGAGGATACCGATTGGGTAACTCCTTTTGTAAGCGGTCTGAGTACATCTATGGAGAAAATCAGCTGCAAGAT GTTCAGATTTTGCTTAAACTGTGGAGCAATGGTTTCAGCTTAGATGATGGAGAATTGAGACCTTACAGTGACCCAACAAATGCTCAATTTCTGGAGTCTGTTAAGAGAGG agagattCCCTTGGAGCTTCAGCGACTGGTTCATGGTGGCCAAGTGAATTTGGACATGGAGGATCATCAAGATCAAGAATACGTAAAACCGAGATTGAGGTTCAAGGCTTTTAGTGGAGAAGGACAAAAACTTGGAAG CCTTACACCTGAAATAGTCAGTACCCCTTCCTCCCCAGAAGAAGAGGATAAATCGATGTTTAACGCAGTTGTCCTTATCGATGATTCAGTGCCAACAACAAAGATTCAGGTCAGGTTAGCAGATGGGAGTCGTCTGATACAGAGATTCAACAGTACGCACAG GATCCTGGATGTTCGGGACTTTATTGTGCAATCCCGTCCTGAATTTGCAAGTCTTGACTTTATTCTTGTGACTTCATTTCCAAACAAAGAGCTAACAGATGAAAGCCTGACACTACAAGAAGCAGATATTCTTAACACTGTGATACTCCAGCAACTAAAATAA